tatgACTTATGATTTTCGTTCCTATCGTAAAAGTATAGTAAACGTTTTCCGATCATTGTGTAGGATGAAATTCGTACTCGGTTAAGAGCAGTCAATGGAATGGTAATTGTTAATGCCTGCATGTTAGGAGACAAATGATGTATTACTAAGTTAAACAACAGCACACTCATCCTTTTTAAAGCCCGACTTTCGTTCGTTCTTAAGCAAAAAATTCGAAACGAGGTATGTATAtggtaattttaaaatgtaacaaaTGCAGAGAATAGTgaacaaaaactaatttgtatgtagttaataacggataataataaatacaaaatagacaaaaatatggaaaaacacagaaaaaaagaggaaaactaagcaaaataaccaaaataaaacaaatcgcaaaaaaaaaaaaaaacaacaaaattgaGACTGTAAAcgaaaaggcaacaaaatggTAATGGAGCAGCTTAAAACGAGACGAGATGTTGAACAGAAAAAGGCTAAAACACGAAACTACAACTCGTAACTCGAATAAATCACTGATGAATAGGCTACCAAAATAAGTTCGTATAAGGTTTTTGTTCACACGCAAAATTGCACATTCTTTTGAGTTACTATCCTAGCCAACTCTGTACATTTGATTTCATCGTTTATGTTGATTTTATGAAATCAAGTAGACTacttaatataaatttacaagTCAACAAATTAAGAGATTAATGGAACCGAATCAAGATGACGAAGAACTAAGCGTATGTTAGCCAAAAAGAGAACTTTCgatgaatttgaattttttacgTACAGAAACAAAAGTAAACTGGAATCTAAAACTGATACTGAAATAGTTATTTGTACTTAGGTACGAGTAACCCAGAGACACATAGAAACCTCCTAAAactgcatatacatatataggaCTTACTTGTAAACCAGATTGTAACGATTTTAGGCATATAAGTGTTGCGACTTTGGTATGTAAGGGAAAAGGAAACGGAAACTTGAAGGGAAACTGGAGAGGAAGCTACGTTTTGTCACTTTCCAAGCTTTCATTTTGACATAATTTCATAAACTTTTCTACACGTACTTTTAGATCCGAGATGGTGAGGGAATAAATAGGAGTTTAACATTAGCATTTGATGGCAGCTGGGCGATCGTGGTACAGTGCTTAAGAATAAACATTGACGTCAGGatttaacttaacttaacttacatacatagatacatacaAGGACATCAACAAAGGAAAATAATGAGAGTAACAAGAAGAACttgaaaatgaaatacataTAGCGTTGCAAGATTTTAGTTTACGGTAAACTTAAAGAAATTTTTTACAATGTATTTATACATacctaaatttaaattttaaattaattcttTAATGTAATACGAACACAGTGCCTAAGtaatatcaaaacaaaaatcgaaaaaaaaaataaaaaggaaataagGATTTAAAACATACAAAACGAGAATAAGAGCCGCAAGTAAGGACATTGTTACTAATAATGCTAAACACTTAAGCGAACAACTTTTAAAACAACCGAACAGCATTCGAGCgacaaaagaaaattcagcAACTAAATAAACATTGCATACaaaagtttataaatatacatacaagtTCTGGTGCAAGTCACAAACgcagacaaacaaacacacacacacacacacacatactaaatatgaaaagaagaagaacagGAAAcggaagctgaagctgaaaaCCGATCAGAAGTTAATCCCCAAACAAATTCgcataaatgtataaatgtaaCACAAGCAAACATGAAACGCAAAAGCGCTAAGTAACAACTAATTactaaagaaataaataatgcaaCGTACCCCCTACATACGTCTCGTTTCTCGCACTGGAATTGCGTACAagccacatacatatattcttcCCTTACTCCATGTATCCTGTATCCTTAAAAGGGCTATTCAGTCAAtagatttgatttatttgaacATGCCACGTACTCAAAATGACATCAAATCGAAACTTGTAACCCCTTCGTTTGCATATTGGATTGGTCTATTAGAAAACCCCGAACAAAGGTTTTTAACTAAATTGTTTTGCGTTGAAATCATTTGCGAAAGAACACACAAAATACATGAGGagtaaaaaacaataaatgaattgcaacaaattaattatacattttgaaattatatttaacgAACAAAATTAATGTAGTGTGtaaagaaaagcaaacaaaacatgaaagtaaaacaagttttaagcaaaacaaaatactttgaatatatacataaattgcAAGTAAATAGAATAAATGTCACTCACTCTTTTTATTTAAGTCTTGTGCCGCTCGATAATTCCTGGGATTGAAACGTATTTTCGGAACTCGAAATACGAATGACAGCTAAATTTGATTTTCGTGTGAAAAACTAAAGGAATCCTCCCCAGATCTCAATGTTGGAGCTCGTCGTGCTCTTTCTTCTCAGTTCCGTAACCTTTTTCTGTGCCCACCTGGAAAGCCCAACCACAAATTGGGCATATTTCTATGCATCTTGTCCAATCGTCATGGGGTTACTATCCGCTGGACTGGTTTACATAAATGTAGGTTTTGCCTCCGTGCAATACGAGTAtatcaaatatttcatttttttttccacataGAAATAGAAACAGACGTCACAAAgaattatttgaaaaagaTGACTTTATTTCGGCGAAGtgttcaaataaaaatgtattaaactatttaaaaacaacaaataattatGATGACTTGGCAAGAGAACAAATTGCAATTCGGAAGCCAATGAGAGCGAGGGTTATTCGAACGTTCTACAGCTACGATTAGAATGAATCCTATGAGATTGAAACCTATTAACCGATGGTCACTACTTGGCTACGCGTCGTCTTGTCGTTGGTGTGGTGGGTGCTCCGGCGCTCGGTGGTTTGGGGATCTGCAATGGATAATCAGTTTTTAGAATCCGACGAGATTTTAGTTACAATCCAGATATCTTACAGAACGTATGGGTCTTGGTGTAAGGGAATTGGCAGGCGGCGGCTCGCGAGGTTGTGGTCCATCTGGATGTCCCACTACGGTGACGGCCACGGGTCTCTGGTCGGAACCGGCACGTTCCATGCTCTCGCTGCGAGAGGCGGATCCGGAGCGCTTGAACATGCCGGAAAGTCGGCCGCGAAGATCCTTCTTGCTCGATCTCATGTCGCTGGCCACGCTGATGTCCGAGTCAGATCCTTGAATCTGCAAACACATATAGGTTACATCAGCACTTAAATGCTAATCGTAGGTAGTTCTTACTGAAATTTCACTCTCGGAATTGCGACTGCTTTTGGTCAGGCTGCGCAGCTTGCCCATGATgcccttcttcttcttgcgaGGTCCTCGAGGTATGTCGCTCTGTGTGGATCCACCGGATAGCCGCGAATCCAGGCGCGAGTCCAAGCTGGAGTCCCTGACCAGGCCACCCAGCTCAGAGTCTATGGATTGCATGGAGGACACGCTGCCATCGTCCTGGCGCCAAATATTCTGCAAGGAGTATCAAagttattaaatgaaatacataTACAGTTCATAGAACATGGCTTAAGCGAATCTGTTTTGCGTACCTGATCTCTTTGTATGGAGTGATCAAGTGAGAGGCTCTTCCGAATCAGACTGCCATTGTTGGAGGAGTTACGGGACAAGCGTCCACCGCCTCGCTGCGATCCTGCCGCACTTGCCACCGAACTGGTGCTGCCATGCGGATCGTTCTCCTGCGAAGCAGCCCGACGCAGATTACTCCTCCTCATTCGGCTGCGCTCCTGTTCGTCCTCGTTGACCCGCTGGAACTTGCGCAACTCCTCCGAGGCTTCTGCCAGTCTGGCCAGGACACTGGTGATCTGGGAACTGCTCAGAGTGGGCGAAGGCGAGCGACTGCGGCGCACATTGGGTTGCTCCGGTCGCAAGTTCTTGTCGTAGCcagagctgctgctgcttcgaGCTGATCCGCCGCTGCCAACTATTTTCAGGTCAGGAGCTATCTTCACAAGCTCATCAACGGTCTGCAAAAGGGCGCCCACCTTACGGTCTCCGCCATCTGCCTCCATGCGTCGCTTGATCAGCTCCTTTTCATAGCGTTCACGCTGGAATTAAACATTAGGAAATGGacattatttcattattatcATTCGAAATATTCTAAATTACGttaaatgaatatgaatgcgaggtgaaaaaatatttaaacaacaCTGACCTCTCGTCTCAGCTTTTCGTTGGAGGTCCGCAGCTTTGCGTGTACGTCCCGGAGCTCCAAGAGATCGCACTGCAGCTCGGCGATCTTCTTGCGGCCCTCCTCCATTTCCTCTTCGGTGGCCCGCTTGATCTGGTCCAGCTTGCGCTTTGACTCCAGCCGCTCCTTGTCACGCTCCCGTTCCACTTCGAAGAGAGTCTGTCGCAAGTCTCGCGCCAGAGTGGAGGTTTCCTGCAGCAATCGCTGCTGATCCTCGCGCTCCTTCTGCCAGGACAGCTCCAGCTTGGTCTTCATGCCCGGCAGCTTCGTGCTGCCCGAACCGATGACGCGCTCCTCCTCGAACTCGTTGAGCTTCGACTGCATCTCCGATATCTTGATCTCATTGGCACTGCGCTCGGAGACGAGCTCCGTTTTTATCTTGCTGGACTCCAGCCTCGACTCGACCAGCTGATCTTCCAGATGACCAATCTGCAATCGAAAACATATATTAGCTTCGTGCCAAAGGTAGTGTCTTCAGTGTTTTCAAACCTGCTGTTCGAGATAGGCAATCTTGCtcttatcatcatcatcgctgcTGTGCATGGAGCCGCGACTCTGTCTTCCGGTATTGTTGGCCTTGAGGTCGCCAATCTTCTTCTGG
The sequence above is a segment of the Drosophila melanogaster chromosome 2L genome. Coding sequences within it:
- the CG43232 gene encoding uncharacterized protein, isoform A, whose protein sequence is MLELVVLFLLSSVTFFCAHLESPTTNWAYFYASCPIVMGLLSAGLVYINK